A single genomic interval of Prionailurus viverrinus isolate Anna chromosome A2, UM_Priviv_1.0, whole genome shotgun sequence harbors:
- the POM121L12 gene encoding POM121-like protein 12 — MGSNVSPPRPAQPPLGAGHPKPRPPPASTQDGGRRVRTGPLPRTPPNWDPSSPRRVVTEAWRRFPAKAPPETVLGPDLSSAWESYMKRWVWSARHPRRTWSPVTVKIAPPERRGSPWASAAQGRGACSAGLQLSQERPDPCAKETVLRALSQCPKGNRRFDGPLWFEIPEGASRRPNPEPRPSAFKPLIRNGEVPSFVPRPGPLVRSLHCWSCSVSKEDADLGPDAQPPPSADHPAAGTLSAQDTDPQLQS; from the coding sequence ATGGGCAGCAACGTGAGCCCGCCCAGGCCCGCGCAGCCACCCCTCGGCGCAGGGCACCCGAAACCCCGGCCCCCGCCTGCCTCGACCCAGGACGGCGGGCGCCGAGTCCGCACCGGCCCCCTCCCCCGGACGCCGCCCAACTGGGACCCCTCCAGCCCGCGGAGGGTGGTCACCGAGGCCTGGAGGCGCTTTCCTGCCAAGGCGCCCCCGGAGACCGTCCTGGGGCCGGACCTGTCCAGCGCCTGGGAGAGTTACATGAAGCGGTGGGTTTGGAGTGCCCGCCACCCGAGACGGACCTGGAGCCCCGTGACCGTCAAGATCGCGCCGCCTGAGCGCAGGGGGAGCCCCTGGGCGTCTGCGGCGCAAGGGCGCGGCGCCTGCTCTGCTGGGCTTCAGCTCTCCCAGGAGCGCCCGGACCCCTGTGCCAAGGAGACCGTGCTGAGGGCCCTCAGCCAGTGCCCTAAGGGCAACCGTAGGTTTGACGGGCCCCTGTGGTTTGAGATCCCGGAGGGCGCGAGCCGGAGGCCCAACCCAGAGCCCAGGCCTTCCGCCTTTAAGCCCCTGATCAGAAATGGAGAGGTCCCTTCCTTCGTGCCCAGGCCAGGGCCGCTGGTCAGAAGCCTTCACTGCTGGAGCTGCAGTGTGTCGAAGGAGGACGCGGACCTCGGGCCCGATGCCCAGCCCCCACCGTCTGCTGACCACCCTGCAGCAGGGACACTGTCAGCCCAGGACACAGATCCTCAGCTGCAGAGCTGA